TAAGGTTATATGATAATCTTAAGGCTAGAGCTGAATATATCTTAGAGAGAACTTTAAAAAATAGATGATTTAGCAACTATAGCTTGACCTAGGGATACTGATCCATCTCCTGCACAAGTGTTTTTGTGTTGGATGAAATCATATCCATTGTTTTCTATATAATTTTTTACAGTATTGGTGATATTTTCATTGTAAAATACTCCACCAGTAGCTCCAATTGAATTAATTTTTTTCTTATCAGCAGCATTTACTGCAAGTTCTGATAATCCCCTTGCTATTGCAATTTGCCCTGCTTTTGCTACATCTGAAGCTTTATTTCCATCTTGATATAGTTTAACTACTTCTTTTAAGATTTCTGTCGTGTTCAATTGATTATTTTTTATTTCATAAGGAATTTCTAAATTATTAGTTGAATAATAAGCAGCTGATTCCAATTTCATAGAACACTCTCCTTCATATGTTCGCTTATGACATATTTCAAGAGCGACTGCCATTGAATCCAAGATTCTTCCGGTACTTGTAGTTACTCCTACATTTATTCCAGATTCAATTTGTTTAAAAATATTTTTAATTTCTAACTCACCATATTTAAAGTAGCTAGCATAATTTTTAATTAAATCTTCATCATCTAATATACTTGCAAGCATTCTTGCAGGATATTTAGTTGCAACATCTCCACCAGGCATTAATTGTCTTTGAAGATGGGCTAATCTTTCAAAACTTTCAATGTTTGTGTAAAGTATTTCTCCACCCCAAATAGTATCATCACTTCCATAACCAACACCATCTGCGGCAATTACAATTAGTTCATCAATATTGTTATCATTAGCTAATGCTACTGAGTGTGCATGATGATGTTGAACTTTTAAAATTTCAGCATCGTGTTTTTTAGCTAGTTCCGATGCTAGTTTTGTTGTAAAAAAGTGAGGATGCATATCACAAGCGATTATGTCAAATTCATTAATTTTAGTGATTTTTTCTAAATTATTAATAGCTTCTTTTAAAAATTCTAGAGTTTTAGGCTTATTTGTATTTCCAATATGTTGTGATGGATAGACCATATTGCTTTTAGCTATTGAAAAAGTAACATCAAGTTCAGGACCTAGTGCTAATATGTTTAAATCATTACATTTTGAAGATATTTTATAAGGTTCAGGAGTATAACCTCTTGATCTTCTAATAAAAGATAATTCATTATTTCTAAAACGTATAACCGAATCATCACACCTATTTAAAATTTCACGATTATGAACTAAGGAATAATCATTAACTCCTAAAATAATCTCTTTATTCTCAATCATCATAGGTTCTCCAGGAATATTGGCTGAAGTCATAACATAAGTATCAATATCTCCCTCATCAAAGAGTAAATAATGCATTGGAGAGTAGGGAAGCATCACACCAATATTGTGAAGTTCAGGAGATAAACTATTAGGAAATGGGTAATTTTCATTTTTCTTTAAAATGACTATTGGTCTTTTATTTGATGTAATAGTAGCTATTTCTTTTTTAGACAATAATGCATAATTTTTAACAGCATTCAAATCACTACTCATAACTGCAAAAGCTTGGTTTGGACGATTTAAACGTTTTCTTAATTTTTTAATTGCTTTATCATTATATGCATCTACAGCTAAATGTGTTCCCCCAATTCCTTTAATAGCTAATATTTTTCCATCTTTTAATATTTCAGAGCCTTTTTTAATGGGATTTTTGGCATTTAAAAGCTTATTTCCTTTATAAATAGCCATTTGAGGACCACATTCATCACAACAAATAGCTTCTCCATGATATCGTCTGTTTAAAGGGTTTTTGTATTCAACTAAGCAATTATCACATAATGGAAAGTCTTTCATCGTTGTTCTAATTCTATCGTAGGGGACACTGTCAATTACTGTAAACCTAGGTCCACAATCAGTACATGCATTAAAAGGGTATTTATAACGTCTATCATTTGGATTTCTGATTTCTTCCAAACATTTATCGCAAATTGCAATGTCTGGTGGTATTACACTTATTCCAGAATAAGCATTATTACTTTCAATGATTTTAAACTCAGTATAGTTGTTATTTTCAATATCTTCAATGTCCATCATGTCAATTTTAGCTATTGGAGGTAATTCTTTAGACAATCTTTCAATAAATAAATTACACTTATTTCCTTCAATGATTATTTCAACTACATTTCCTAAGTTTCTAACATAACCTTTTAAATTTAAGTCGATAGCTAATCTATAAACATATGGTCTAAATCCCACACCTTGAACTATTCCTTGAGTTAAAATCTTTTTTGCCATCATAGATAATATATTATTTAAGTTAGATTATTATTTAAAATTTTATAATAAGTTTTTTTAATATCTTATTTCTAAAATCATTGTATGAAGGAAATTCTTAAAAAATTGATTAATGGAGAAATCACTATTGATGATGCTGAAAATAAATTAAAAGCAAATACCATCTTAGAGTTTAATGATGTTGCTAAGTTTGATAATGATAGAAAATCAAGAACAGGTTTTCCAGAAGCAGTATTTTCAATGGGTAAAGATTATGATGATCTTTTAGTAATTATTGAGAATTATATAAAAAATAATAATGAAAATCTTATTATAACTAAATTATCAAAGCAGCGTTATAAAAAACTCATTAAAGACTTAACTTCTAATAATTTAATTTTTGATTATAACAGTCGAGCTCAAATTTTAGTTATTAAAAAAAAAGAAAATAAAACAGAACCAATTGCTAAAGTTGGTATTTTAACTGCAGGAACTTCTGATATTAACATAGCAGAGGAAGCTCGTGTAATAGTTGAAGAAGGGGGTTGTGAAGTTTTAACTTCTTATGATGTTGGTGTTGCAGGAATACATAGATTATTACCTCAAATAGCTAGGATGGTTAAGGAAAGAGTAAGTGTATTTATAGTGTGTGCTGGAATGGAAGGAGCACTACCTTCTGTTGTTGCAGGATTAGTTGATGTTCCCGTCATTGGTGTTCCAACATCTGTAGGCTATGGTGTTGGTGAAGGTGGTCGTGTGGCTCTTGATTCAATGCTTCAATCATGTGCTCCAGGAATTGCAGTTGTAAATATTGATAATGGTTTTGGAGCAGGAGTTTTTGCTTTAACAATAATTAACAGTAGATAGAATGTTTTATAAAACTTTCAATCCATCTATTCACGATTCTTTAAAAGTAGCTAGTCTTATTTATGATGTTGATTTTAGAACTT
The window above is part of the Methanobrevibacter oralis genome. Proteins encoded here:
- the hypF gene encoding carbamoyltransferase HypF, which codes for MMAKKILTQGIVQGVGFRPYVYRLAIDLNLKGYVRNLGNVVEIIIEGNKCNLFIERLSKELPPIAKIDMMDIEDIENNNYTEFKIIESNNAYSGISVIPPDIAICDKCLEEIRNPNDRRYKYPFNACTDCGPRFTVIDSVPYDRIRTTMKDFPLCDNCLVEYKNPLNRRYHGEAICCDECGPQMAIYKGNKLLNAKNPIKKGSEILKDGKILAIKGIGGTHLAVDAYNDKAIKKLRKRLNRPNQAFAVMSSDLNAVKNYALLSKKEIATITSNKRPIVILKKNENYPFPNSLSPELHNIGVMLPYSPMHYLLFDEGDIDTYVMTSANIPGEPMMIENKEIILGVNDYSLVHNREILNRCDDSVIRFRNNELSFIRRSRGYTPEPYKISSKCNDLNILALGPELDVTFSIAKSNMVYPSQHIGNTNKPKTLEFLKEAINNLEKITKINEFDIIACDMHPHFFTTKLASELAKKHDAEILKVQHHHAHSVALANDNNIDELIVIAADGVGYGSDDTIWGGEILYTNIESFERLAHLQRQLMPGGDVATKYPARMLASILDDEDLIKNYASYFKYGELEIKNIFKQIESGINVGVTTSTGRILDSMAVALEICHKRTYEGECSMKLESAAYYSTNNLEIPYEIKNNQLNTTEILKEVVKLYQDGNKASDVAKAGQIAIARGLSELAVNAADKKKINSIGATGGVFYNENITNTVKNYIENNGYDFIQHKNTCAGDGSVSLGQAIVAKSSIF
- the larB gene encoding nickel pincer cofactor biosynthesis protein LarB — encoded protein: MKEILKKLINGEITIDDAENKLKANTILEFNDVAKFDNDRKSRTGFPEAVFSMGKDYDDLLVIIENYIKNNNENLIITKLSKQRYKKLIKDLTSNNLIFDYNSRAQILVIKKKENKTEPIAKVGILTAGTSDINIAEEARVIVEEGGCEVLTSYDVGVAGIHRLLPQIARMVKERVSVFIVCAGMEGALPSVVAGLVDVPVIGVPTSVGYGVGEGGRVALDSMLQSCAPGIAVVNIDNGFGAGVFALTIINSR